From the genome of Halorussus caseinilyticus, one region includes:
- a CDS encoding efflux RND transporter permease subunit — protein MRELFSKMAQFVTDHNRLVVVVMLLLTAGVGAGVTNLQVGSAADASTGDTEVAQKQNYIQNHYGDQNDSAGTPAAVYVRDDGGNVLSKESLLESLRYQQAVRENETVAAALPEKGGVVGVSNLVAKQLAGSPDATLDEQLSALESASDSEVEQSVKKALSGAAARQLMPKDYEPGTASATSRRMVFQFETEADGSSLEGRTETHALYDRAKDTTGYFTLGAHAQSDSLRQTQQDTFELVLPAALAAILAVLVFSYRDIVDVVVGLIGVLLSVVWMFGILGWLQVPAGMTLVIGPVLIVGLSVDYGLHVFMRYREERKEGDDIRGPMNRALSSVAVAIGLVTITTGVGFMSNVTSDFGVIRDLSIGITLGVISAFVIFVTIVPAMKVSIDGFLEGFGFDRRKQPLGKTRLLEPILGSGADLARKAAPVVIVAALVAGTAGGVMWNDLDRQSIQRDDGDIAEWKQNLPEPLAWDVTEFNQHSQFVNERYRSADQSDRRKSQVLVEGDVTDPKTLERLADGRERAAESGIVFEQSGTVPFVGPVSVMESVAAEDEEFASVFREADTDGNGVPDQNLEQVYTALYDAAPEKAAQVVERTDGEFRSVRLVVPIEPSASYETQTEQMRAVADTVGDDETLTATAVGRATVSAAESEQTAENILTTLIVALIAVFVMLMLVYRLTQGSATLGAVTVIPIVLVTALVVGGMYLLDVPLTLFTSLLMSLVIGLGIDYNIHITDRFAEELERTGDSYLALREAVTGTGGALLGSTLTSTGAFSALLLASSPALQSFGKLVVLALTLSFVVSIFVLPSLLVVWTRYVHTMPEGDAQSGATPAGHQD, from the coding sequence ATGAGAGAACTGTTCTCGAAGATGGCTCAGTTCGTCACGGACCACAACCGCCTCGTCGTCGTCGTGATGCTCCTGCTGACGGCGGGCGTGGGCGCTGGCGTGACGAACCTTCAAGTCGGAAGCGCGGCCGACGCGAGTACCGGCGACACCGAAGTCGCACAGAAACAGAACTACATCCAGAACCACTACGGCGACCAGAACGACTCGGCGGGGACGCCAGCGGCCGTCTACGTCAGGGACGACGGCGGCAACGTCCTCTCGAAGGAGTCGTTGCTCGAATCGCTCCGGTACCAGCAGGCGGTCCGAGAGAACGAGACGGTCGCCGCGGCGCTCCCCGAGAAGGGCGGCGTCGTCGGTGTCTCGAACCTCGTCGCCAAGCAGTTGGCCGGAAGCCCGGACGCGACTCTCGACGAGCAACTCTCGGCGCTCGAATCGGCGAGCGACTCCGAGGTCGAGCAGTCCGTCAAGAAGGCGCTCTCGGGCGCGGCGGCGCGCCAACTGATGCCCAAGGACTACGAACCGGGCACCGCGAGCGCGACGAGTCGCCGGATGGTCTTCCAGTTCGAGACGGAGGCCGACGGCAGTAGTCTGGAGGGACGAACCGAGACCCACGCGCTGTACGACCGCGCGAAGGACACGACCGGGTACTTCACCCTCGGCGCACACGCCCAGTCTGACTCGCTCCGACAGACCCAACAGGACACGTTCGAGTTGGTCCTTCCGGCCGCGCTCGCGGCCATCCTCGCGGTTCTCGTGTTCTCCTACCGCGACATCGTCGACGTGGTGGTCGGACTCATCGGCGTCCTGCTGTCGGTCGTCTGGATGTTCGGCATCCTCGGCTGGCTACAGGTTCCGGCCGGGATGACGCTCGTCATCGGTCCGGTCCTCATCGTCGGACTCAGCGTTGACTACGGTCTCCACGTGTTCATGCGCTACCGCGAGGAACGCAAGGAGGGCGACGACATCCGCGGGCCGATGAACCGGGCGCTGTCGTCGGTGGCGGTCGCAATCGGTCTCGTCACTATCACTACCGGGGTCGGGTTCATGTCGAACGTCACGAGCGACTTCGGCGTCATCCGCGACCTCTCTATCGGCATCACTCTCGGCGTCATCTCGGCGTTCGTCATCTTCGTGACCATCGTTCCGGCCATGAAGGTGAGCATCGACGGCTTCCTCGAAGGGTTCGGCTTCGACCGACGCAAGCAACCCCTCGGGAAGACCCGACTGCTCGAACCGATTCTCGGAAGCGGTGCCGACCTCGCGCGGAAGGCCGCGCCGGTCGTCATCGTCGCCGCACTCGTGGCCGGTACCGCTGGCGGCGTCATGTGGAACGACTTGGACCGCCAGTCGATTCAGCGCGACGACGGCGACATCGCCGAGTGGAAACAGAATCTCCCCGAACCCCTCGCGTGGGACGTTACCGAGTTCAACCAACACAGCCAGTTCGTCAACGAACGCTACCGGTCGGCCGACCAGAGCGACCGGCGCAAGTCACAGGTCCTCGTGGAAGGCGACGTGACGGACCCGAAGACGCTCGAACGACTCGCCGACGGCCGCGAACGCGCCGCCGAGAGCGGCATCGTCTTCGAGCAGTCCGGGACGGTTCCGTTCGTCGGTCCCGTCTCGGTCATGGAGTCCGTGGCGGCCGAAGACGAGGAGTTCGCCAGCGTGTTCCGGGAGGCCGACACCGACGGTAACGGCGTGCCCGACCAGAACCTCGAACAGGTGTACACGGCGCTCTACGACGCGGCCCCCGAGAAGGCCGCGCAGGTCGTCGAGCGCACCGACGGCGAGTTCCGGTCGGTCCGACTCGTCGTCCCCATCGAACCGAGCGCGAGTTACGAGACCCAGACCGAACAGATGCGAGCCGTCGCCGATACCGTCGGAGACGACGAGACGCTCACCGCGACGGCAGTCGGACGCGCGACGGTGAGTGCGGCCGAGTCCGAGCAGACGGCCGAGAACATCCTGACCACGCTCATCGTCGCGCTCATCGCGGTGTTCGTCATGCTGATGCTCGTCTACCGACTCACGCAGGGAAGCGCCACGCTCGGCGCAGTCACGGTGATTCCCATCGTCCTCGTCACCGCGCTCGTGGTCGGTGGCATGTATCTCCTCGACGTTCCCCTGACGCTGTTCACGTCGCTGTTGATGAGCCTCGTCATCGGTCTCGGTATCGACTACAACATCCACATCACCGACCGATTCGCCGAGGAACTCGAACGCACCGGTGACTCCTACTTGGCGCTCCGCGAGGCCGTCACCGGCACCGGCGGCGCGCTCCTCGGTAGCACGCTCACTTCGACCGGCGCGTTCAGCGCGCTCCTGCTGGCGTCGTCCCCGGCGCTCCAGAGCTTCGGGAAACTCGTCGTCCTCGCGCTGACGCTCTCGTTCGTCGTGAGCATCTTCGTCCTGCCGAGTCTGCTGGTCGTCTGGACGCGCTACGTCCACACGATGCCCGAGGGCGACGCCCAGTCGGGGGCCACGCCCGCGGGTCATCAGGATTGA
- a CDS encoding P-loop NTPase, with the protein MVEAFAVASGKGGTGKTTTTVALGMALADEYDVTIVDADTGMANLLFHTGLTDADATLHDLLVADADAEVADAVYDRFGMSVVPCGTSLAAFEDADPDRLREVVAELAADTDVLLLDSPAALGSKSAVLPIVLADRVVVVLQPTVPALSDGLKVQEYAHSYGTDTAGVLFNKVHDPTGAAGVTEKAERYFDGPTLATVPDSDAARDARRAGEPLLAHDPDSDAARAYREAAANLDVRAGESGEVADRFRSAVVPDSP; encoded by the coding sequence ATGGTCGAGGCGTTCGCGGTAGCCAGCGGGAAAGGCGGAACCGGCAAGACCACGACGACGGTTGCGCTGGGCATGGCGCTGGCCGACGAGTACGACGTGACGATAGTGGACGCCGACACGGGAATGGCGAACCTGCTGTTCCACACCGGCCTGACCGACGCCGACGCGACCCTCCACGACCTGCTGGTCGCGGACGCCGACGCCGAAGTCGCCGACGCGGTGTACGACCGGTTCGGCATGTCGGTGGTTCCCTGCGGAACGAGTCTCGCCGCGTTTGAGGACGCCGACCCAGACAGACTCCGAGAGGTGGTCGCCGAACTCGCCGCGGACACCGACGTTCTCCTGTTGGACTCGCCCGCGGCGCTCGGGTCCAAGAGCGCCGTCCTTCCCATCGTCCTCGCCGACCGCGTGGTCGTCGTCCTCCAACCGACGGTTCCGGCGCTCAGCGACGGCCTGAAGGTCCAAGAGTACGCCCACTCCTACGGCACCGACACCGCAGGCGTCCTGTTCAACAAGGTCCACGACCCGACGGGCGCGGCGGGCGTCACCGAGAAGGCCGAACGCTACTTCGACGGGCCGACGCTGGCGACGGTGCCCGACTCCGACGCCGCCCGAGACGCCCGGCGCGCGGGCGAACCCTTGCTCGCCCACGACCCCGACAGCGACGCCGCCCGCGCGTACCGCGAGGCCGCGGCGAACCTCGACGTTCGGGCGGGCGAGTCTGGCGAGGTGGCCGACCGCTTCCGGAGCGCCGTCGTCCCCGACTCGCCATGA
- a CDS encoding DUF7535 family protein, translating to MADQVSSTQGMTQHREIGTIGYIVGTGASVLLLPVLPFLIALYLFQRATGGRGEPGSN from the coding sequence ATGGCAGACCAAGTATCCAGCACGCAAGGGATGACACAACATAGAGAGATTGGGACCATCGGGTACATCGTCGGAACCGGCGCGTCGGTGCTGTTGCTTCCCGTACTCCCGTTCCTGATTGCGCTGTACCTCTTCCAGCGAGCGACCGGCGGGCGCGGCGAACCGGGTTCGAACTGA
- a CDS encoding PQQ-binding-like beta-propeller repeat protein: MVFELTDSGGKIFAALSVVLLGFSVVGAPVGVADVATAGNTGNTGGTVSNDDWPTFRHGPTRSGYSQNALPPVENVTEAWAFQGDDRATSTPAVVGDTVYFAGSEENQVYAIRASDGTVRWTFVLDYSVADIAVDDGTVYFVEGGQDDLLYAVNATTGEKEWDATLAYDTAVAPTVANGTVYVGTTDTYSSSTTYAFDAETGTERWTYQESANLETALAFADGTVYAGYKDGYLRAIDAENGTLDWSERLPGGALTAPSVVGDRIYVSSNNQSASEGSVYAVDVAGNSGTVEWNYTASLDALGSPVVVDGTAVFPISGPTTTEGIVRLRASDGSHLRTTWTTRDLSTAAVAGGDTVVVGTNRGPLAVDTAGNVRWFRNLSVGSDRPYMYDPPSVGDGAVYAGLGHNDDSLVKLTGNVVGTPNLTLVNYTVSDTNVTVGETIVVNATVRNTGEAGGNLSVELHRDGTLSSEKLVWASAHSVTTSPLSTSFSSSGNHSLAVGSLASTDVTVRDETPPTAPDAVSVPEWVNDTAPVSWSGVTDNGIIDHYEMQVDDGPWQSVGNDAETINLTNGTHEISVRAVDTGGNVGPATNATTHADTIPPSAPNVSVPEGWTDGDVTVSWSNVTDGESGLDSYEFRADGQAWSYPTIQTSGEFDFNTSGNHTVSVRGIDAVDNRGPATNETVRVDAMGPNLTIESRSVNYTDKPVVFVNVTDVRSGVVPSDVNVTVDNQNVTNYSVVGDSVVYRKNVSHGLHTVKVTSTDGVGNTAWSLYTVATGGDGSGGNSGGGGGGGGGSVPPPPVLVEVVEQTDDSLRAEVTGVRADAAADVSLSGLGNERVAFQKVSVTPGTDDAGPRFSIEATSVDDSGVAPLPADETLGVLRVEPTNVESDQFTRSKVRFRVPTGGVSPEEVTAYRYRDGEWQALETEFVGEREGAYAFRAKSDGVSLFGVGVTEVAGTSTTEPTTTRTTRATTTVSSGDATATTRATTDDGSGSVPGFGPVVALVALAITFAAASRRT; the protein is encoded by the coding sequence ATGGTATTCGAGCTTACCGATTCGGGGGGCAAGATTTTCGCCGCCCTCTCCGTCGTGTTACTCGGGTTCTCTGTGGTCGGCGCGCCGGTCGGAGTCGCCGACGTTGCAACTGCGGGGAACACCGGAAACACGGGTGGGACAGTCTCGAACGACGACTGGCCGACGTTCCGACACGGTCCCACGCGGTCGGGATACAGTCAGAACGCTTTGCCGCCCGTCGAGAACGTCACGGAAGCGTGGGCGTTTCAGGGAGACGACAGGGCGACTTCCACGCCCGCCGTGGTCGGCGACACGGTGTACTTCGCCGGGAGCGAGGAGAATCAAGTGTACGCGATACGCGCCTCGGACGGAACCGTCCGGTGGACCTTCGTTCTCGACTACTCCGTCGCCGACATCGCGGTTGACGACGGGACGGTCTACTTCGTGGAGGGCGGCCAAGACGACCTCCTCTACGCGGTGAACGCGACCACCGGCGAGAAGGAGTGGGACGCGACCCTCGCTTACGACACGGCCGTCGCACCCACCGTTGCGAACGGGACGGTCTACGTCGGCACGACGGACACGTACAGTTCCAGTACGACGTATGCCTTCGACGCCGAGACGGGGACCGAACGATGGACGTATCAGGAGTCGGCGAACCTCGAAACCGCACTCGCGTTCGCGGACGGGACCGTCTACGCTGGGTACAAAGACGGCTATCTCCGGGCGATAGACGCCGAGAACGGTACGCTCGACTGGAGCGAACGTCTCCCCGGCGGTGCGCTCACGGCACCCTCCGTCGTCGGTGACAGGATATACGTCAGCTCGAACAACCAGTCTGCGTCCGAAGGAAGTGTGTACGCCGTGGACGTGGCCGGGAACAGTGGCACCGTCGAGTGGAACTACACCGCGAGTCTCGACGCACTCGGCTCGCCGGTCGTAGTGGACGGGACGGCGGTCTTCCCGATTTCCGGCCCGACGACCACAGAGGGTATCGTTCGACTTCGCGCCAGCGACGGGAGCCACCTCAGGACGACGTGGACGACGCGGGACCTCTCGACCGCCGCCGTCGCCGGAGGCGACACCGTGGTCGTCGGAACTAACCGCGGTCCGTTGGCGGTAGACACCGCCGGGAACGTCCGCTGGTTCCGCAACCTCAGCGTCGGCAGTGACCGCCCCTACATGTACGACCCGCCGTCGGTCGGCGACGGGGCCGTCTACGCCGGACTCGGGCACAACGACGATTCGCTCGTCAAACTCACGGGCAACGTCGTCGGCACGCCGAACCTCACCCTCGTCAACTACACCGTCTCGGACACGAACGTCACCGTCGGCGAGACGATAGTCGTGAACGCGACTGTCCGGAACACGGGCGAGGCCGGTGGGAACCTCTCGGTCGAACTCCACCGGGACGGAACGCTGTCCTCCGAGAAACTCGTTTGGGCTAGCGCACACTCGGTGACGACCTCGCCGCTCTCCACGTCGTTCTCGTCGTCCGGAAATCACTCGCTGGCAGTCGGGTCGCTCGCTTCGACCGACGTGACGGTCCGCGACGAGACGCCGCCGACCGCACCCGACGCGGTGTCCGTCCCCGAGTGGGTCAACGACACCGCTCCCGTGTCGTGGTCTGGCGTGACCGACAACGGCATCATCGACCACTACGAGATGCAGGTTGACGACGGTCCGTGGCAGTCGGTCGGAAACGACGCGGAGACCATCAACCTCACCAACGGGACTCACGAGATTTCGGTCCGGGCGGTCGATACCGGCGGTAACGTCGGCCCGGCGACCAACGCGACGACGCACGCCGACACGATTCCGCCGTCCGCGCCGAACGTCTCGGTCCCGGAGGGGTGGACCGACGGCGACGTGACGGTCTCGTGGAGCAACGTCACCGACGGCGAGAGCGGACTCGACTCCTACGAGTTCCGCGCCGACGGCCAAGCGTGGTCCTACCCCACGATACAGACGAGCGGTGAGTTCGATTTCAACACGAGTGGAAACCACACCGTCTCGGTCCGCGGCATCGACGCGGTTGACAACCGAGGACCGGCGACGAACGAGACGGTCCGCGTGGACGCGATGGGTCCGAACCTCACCATCGAATCGCGGTCCGTGAACTACACCGACAAACCGGTCGTCTTCGTCAACGTCACCGACGTTCGGTCCGGCGTCGTGCCCTCGGACGTGAACGTCACCGTAGACAACCAGAACGTCACGAACTACTCGGTCGTCGGCGACAGCGTGGTCTACCGGAAGAACGTCAGTCACGGTCTCCACACGGTGAAAGTCACTTCGACTGACGGCGTGGGGAACACGGCGTGGTCGCTCTACACGGTTGCGACCGGCGGCGACGGGTCGGGCGGAAACAGCGGCGGCGGTGGCGGAGGCGGCGGCGGGAGCGTCCCGCCGCCGCCGGTGCTGGTCGAAGTCGTCGAGCAGACCGACGATTCCCTCCGTGCCGAAGTCACCGGCGTCCGCGCAGACGCCGCCGCCGACGTGTCGCTGTCGGGTCTCGGGAACGAGCGCGTGGCCTTCCAGAAGGTGAGCGTCACGCCCGGAACCGACGACGCAGGGCCTCGGTTCTCTATCGAAGCGACGAGCGTAGACGACTCGGGCGTGGCCCCACTCCCCGCCGACGAGACGCTCGGAGTCCTGCGGGTCGAACCGACGAACGTCGAGAGCGACCAGTTCACCCGGTCGAAAGTCCGGTTCCGAGTCCCGACCGGCGGCGTCTCGCCCGAGGAAGTCACGGCGTACCGCTACCGCGACGGCGAGTGGCAGGCGCTCGAAACCGAGTTCGTCGGCGAGCGCGAGGGGGCCTACGCCTTCCGCGCGAAGTCGGATGGGGTCTCGCTGTTCGGCGTCGGCGTGACCGAAGTCGCCGGGACTTCGACCACCGAACCGACGACGACTCGGACGACGCGGGCGACCACGACGGTCTCGTCCGGCGACGCGACTGCGACGACGCGGGCCACGACCGACGACGGGTCGGGGTCGGTCCCCGGATTCGGCCCGGTCGTCGCGCTGGTCGCACTCGCAATCACGTTCGCGGCCGCGAGTCGCCGCACGTAG
- a CDS encoding DUF7535 family protein encodes MTGQVSRMEGQTANGQMGAVGYVVAAGVAVILLPVLPFVAVLWVVSELGGSDEREEGYSGENAA; translated from the coding sequence ATGACCGGCCAAGTGTCCAGAATGGAGGGTCAGACCGCCAACGGACAGATGGGGGCAGTGGGGTACGTCGTGGCCGCGGGAGTCGCAGTGATACTCCTGCCGGTGTTGCCGTTCGTCGCGGTGCTGTGGGTGGTGTCGGAACTCGGCGGGAGCGACGAGCGCGAAGAAGGGTACTCGGGGGAGAACGCGGCGTAG
- a CDS encoding lamin tail domain-containing protein, which translates to MQLDKHGLTALLVALLVVSVAAPASGVSATRATAGPTDLRSGGAAGVQATDYSTQSISGTEEVTVIDVTDGDTVTVEYDNGSTDEVRLLGVDTPEVYGSTSPSEFEGVPDTGDGETCLGYEGEVASAMAKNRLLGERVTLKFDSEADRRGYYGRLLAYVYIDGENFNYQLIDHGHARVYDSTFSMSDEFYAAESDAQSAGIGVWACEDPASELGEVTIERFHPDPVGDDYANMNEEFVVLQNRRSASADLGGWEMEDEYGNQYDFPGSFSLDSGQTVTLHTGTGSDTASHLYWGRTDYAVWNNDGDTGYLYTDGGEYVNSKSY; encoded by the coding sequence GTGCAACTCGACAAGCACGGTCTCACGGCGCTTCTCGTCGCACTGCTCGTCGTCAGCGTGGCGGCCCCCGCGAGCGGTGTCTCCGCGACCCGAGCGACCGCAGGTCCGACGGACCTGCGGTCCGGCGGTGCGGCGGGCGTACAGGCAACCGATTACTCCACCCAGTCAATCAGCGGCACCGAAGAGGTCACGGTCATCGACGTGACCGACGGCGATACCGTCACCGTCGAGTACGACAACGGAAGCACCGACGAGGTGCGACTGCTCGGCGTCGATACGCCGGAGGTGTACGGCAGTACCTCCCCGAGCGAGTTCGAGGGCGTGCCCGACACCGGCGACGGCGAGACCTGTCTCGGCTACGAGGGCGAAGTCGCCAGCGCGATGGCGAAAAACCGCCTGCTCGGCGAGCGCGTCACCCTCAAGTTCGACTCGGAGGCCGACCGGCGGGGCTACTACGGCCGACTGCTCGCGTACGTCTACATCGACGGCGAGAACTTCAACTACCAACTCATCGACCACGGCCACGCCCGCGTCTACGACAGCACCTTCAGCATGAGCGACGAGTTCTACGCGGCCGAGAGCGACGCTCAGAGCGCCGGTATCGGCGTGTGGGCCTGCGAGGACCCCGCCAGCGAACTCGGCGAAGTCACCATCGAGCGGTTCCACCCCGACCCGGTGGGCGACGACTACGCCAACATGAACGAGGAGTTCGTCGTCCTCCAGAACCGCCGGAGCGCGAGCGCGGACCTCGGTGGGTGGGAGATGGAAGACGAGTACGGCAACCAGTACGACTTCCCCGGTAGCTTCAGTCTCGACTCGGGCCAGACGGTGACGCTCCACACCGGCACCGGAAGCGACACCGCCAGCCACCTCTACTGGGGCCGAACCGACTACGCGGTGTGGAACAACGACGGCGACACGGGCTATCTCTACACCGACGGCGGCGAGTACGTCAACTCGAAGTCGTACTGA
- a CDS encoding helix-turn-helix transcriptional regulator, protein MNVRALQHNQLLTAVVFVASTVVLAVQLITPSPVMVSMAGNGTEATKLGEYFTYSDIAVIVVSTCILSVSGTLLVLGDRNRTPNDRSQRQRTNASPETDARPTNDHVSRPPTESSDSEETPTAKAHGEEGLQQKAKNKPVKRLKDSEETVYDLVLDSGGEIAQREIVTETDLSKATVSRTLDTLESKNLVERKRHGMGNIVELRSGPGR, encoded by the coding sequence ATGAACGTTCGTGCCCTCCAGCACAACCAACTTCTCACTGCAGTCGTATTCGTCGCTTCAACAGTAGTTCTCGCGGTGCAACTGATTACACCGTCGCCAGTCATGGTGTCGATGGCTGGAAACGGGACGGAGGCAACCAAGTTAGGGGAGTATTTCACCTACAGCGACATCGCCGTAATCGTGGTATCGACGTGTATTCTCAGCGTCAGCGGAACCCTGCTCGTTCTCGGCGACCGGAACCGAACGCCGAACGACCGTTCGCAACGCCAGCGGACGAACGCGTCCCCCGAAACTGACGCTCGACCGACGAACGACCACGTAAGTCGACCACCGACAGAATCGAGCGACTCCGAGGAGACCCCCACCGCGAAGGCCCACGGCGAGGAGGGTCTCCAGCAGAAAGCGAAGAACAAGCCGGTGAAGCGACTCAAGGACAGCGAGGAGACGGTTTACGATTTGGTTCTGGACTCGGGAGGGGAGATTGCTCAGCGTGAAATCGTGACGGAGACGGACCTCTCGAAGGCGACGGTGAGTCGGACGCTGGATACGTTGGAAAGTAAGAACCTCGTCGAGCGCAAGCGACACGGAATGGGAAATATCGTGGAGTTGCGGTCGGGGCCGGGACGGTAG